Proteins encoded together in one Impatiens glandulifera chromosome 1, dImpGla2.1, whole genome shotgun sequence window:
- the LOC124919692 gene encoding F-box/LRR-repeat protein 3 has protein sequence MAMMEHHRWSDLPEECWELIFFRLGHHSHFESLSLVCKRFLSITNRIRNTFTILDPTILVHGTLSPFFTRFRNITSISLVQFPGDLNSCLLQIAVSGLEIENLDLSNNHSLPVDGLSLLGENMMRSLRVLNCSHMGILSDKELTVIADSMPFLEELDISHPRDLLDFSHTFYLPSLDPKETRVSDVGIERLASRVTNLRKINISGHQFVTDKSIISISSNCIHLTEIKLLYCSLITHSGLHFLVNNCANLNSLSVEGNQFSHSVFPSQYLFSSSAKLLSSLHMYNLIVSDEFLFSIANAGFPLKKLTLSYCSKFTFSGLSFLLRTHHSLEYFSLISVMFLDDALMVELSKHLSCLITLKLNSCYNLTNWSLYILAKNCPFLENIDMQGAKVGKGCFEANFKKNPRIKALDLARNVDLSDECLIRLALIFPGVEKVDVSSCPRITEKGVLGLLNNCGEIRELNISDCKGVTSIGMGPVLEKLEVIRALRSEMDDVGLFMIGVRCRGLVSLNVKGCVEVTGKGLVEVSRKCLRLKEINVDRCSRVSRESVDWIVFSRPSLRKIIAPSESFVTPNQRKLFLRHGCFIG, from the coding sequence ATGGCTATGATGGAACATCATCGATGGTCGGATTTACCTGAAGAATGCTGGGAACTCATCTTCTTCCGTCTCGGACACCATTCTCACTTCGAATCTCTCTCACTCGTCTGCAAGCGTTTCCTCTCAATCACCAACCGGATCCGCAACACTTTCACCATCCTCGACCCAACAATACTCGTCCACGGTACACTCTCTCCCTTCTTCACTCGATTCCGTAACATCACATCCATCTCTCTTGTTCAATTTCCCGGCGATCTCAACTCGTGTCTCCTCCAGATAGCCGTGTCAGGTTTGGAAATCGAAAACCTAGATCTTTCGAATAACCATTCACTCCCTGTAGATGGGTTGTCGCTGTTGGGGGAAAACATGATGAGATCTTTGAGGGTTTTGAATTGTTCACATATGGGAATTCTTTCTGATAAGGAATTAACTGTTATTGCTGATTCAATGCCCTTTTTAGAAGAACTTGATATTAGTCATCCTCGCGATCTTCTCGATTTCTCTCATACATTCTACCTTCCATCTCTTGATCCTAAAGAAACTAGGGTTTCGGATGTTGGAATTGAGCGATTGGCTTCCCGAGTTACTAATTTGCGGAAAATCAACATTTCAGGCCACCAATTTGTTACAGATAAATCGATTATATCGATTTCTTCAAACTGCATTCACTTGACTGAGATTAAGTTACTTTATTGCAGTTTGATTACCCATTCCGGTTTGCATTTTCTGGTTAATAATTGCGCCAACTTGAATTCTCTATCGGTCGAGGGCAATCAATTTTCCCATTCAGTTTTTCCAAGTCAATACTTGTTTAGTTCATCTGCTAAACTCTTGTCATCTCTTCACATGTACAATTTGATTGTCTCTGATGAGTTTCTATTCTCCATTGCCAATGCTGGTTTTCCTCTAAAGAAGCTAACACTCTCTTATTGCTCCAAATTCACATTTTCCGGCCTATCGTTTCTCTTAAGAACCCATCACTCTCTCGAGTATTTCTCTTTGATCTCGGTGATGTTCCTTGACGATGCATTAATGGTCGAGTTATCTAAACACCTCAGCTGTTTGATCACACTAAAGCTCAATTCTTGCTATAACCTAACCAATTGGAGTCTCTATATTCTCGCGAAAAACTGCCCTTTTCTCGAGAATATTGATATGCAAGGAGCGAAAGTCGGGAAAGGATGCTTCGAAGCAAACTTCAAGAAAAACCCGCGAATTAAAGCTCTCGACTTGGCTAGAAACGTTGATCTAAGCGACGAGTGTCTAATCAGATTGGCGTTGATCTTCCCTGGAGTAGAGAAAGTCGACGTTTCGTCGTGCCCGAGAATAACCGAGAAGGGTGTTTTGGGATTGTTGAATAATTGCGGTGAGATTAGGGAATTGAATATTAGTGATTGTAAAGGGGTGACGAGTATTGGGATGGGACCTGTGCTTGAGAAATTGGAAGTTATTCGAGCGTTGAGATCTGAGATGGATGATGTAGGGTTGTTCATGATCGGAGTTAGATGTCGTGGGCTAGTGAGTTTGAATGTGAAAGGTTGTGTGGAAGTTACGGGAAAAGGATTGGTAGAAGTGTCAAGAAAGTGCTTGAGATTGAAAGAGATTAATGTGGATAGATGTTCACGGGTGAGTAGAGAATCGGTTGATTGGATAGTGTTTTCGAGGCCTTCTTTGAGGAAGATAATTGCTCCTAGTGAATCTTTTGTTACTCCTAACCAGAGGAAATTGTTCTTAAGGCATGGGTGCTTTATTGGTTAG